In Citrus sinensis cultivar Valencia sweet orange chromosome 2, DVS_A1.0, whole genome shotgun sequence, a single genomic region encodes these proteins:
- the LOC112496029 gene encoding uncharacterized protein LOC112496029, with amino-acid sequence MTFNLAAVRYELGELKRNNLDTYALVQKMYSAVEALEHNITHMQSHPWKENMNSSSKDVQNGTNESSGQNFVGKGDEFGVKIAEIKDKTEDACDENLSLKKLFAYRKLKENQIFHNVVKKDKAMDAVDFVDLVSSVEVDAVEDKKVRPRKPSRYKKSPYENFTKKKGRRNKEFGLSKHGASFSEEEWYILQYIFHEQLDKRYGSI; translated from the exons ATGACTTTTAATCTTGCCGCTGTCAGGTATGAACTTGGTGAGCTGAAGAGGAACAATTTAGATACTTATGCATTGGTACAAAAAATGTATAGTGCAGTTGAAGCACTTGAACATAATATAACTCATATGCAATCACACCCGTGGAAGGAAAATATGAACTCTTCTAgtaaagatgttcaaaatgGTACAAATGAATCAAGTGGTCAAAATTTCGTGGGAAAGGGAGATGAGTTTGGGGTGAAGATCGCAGAGATTAAGGACAAGACTGAAGACGCATGTGATGAAAATTTatcattgaaaaaattatttgcatataggaAACTGAAAGAGAACCAAATCTTCCACAATGTTGTTAAAAAG GATAAAGCCATGGATGCAGttgattttgtggatttgGTATCATCGGTTGAAGTAGATGCAGTTGAGGATAAAAAGGTGCGTCCTCGAAAGCCCAGTCGTTATAAAAAATCTCCTTACGAAaatttcaccaaaaaaaaaggccgCCGCAACAAGGAGTTTGGTTTATCCAAACATGGAGCTTCTTTTTCGGAGGAAGAATGGTATATTTTACAGTATATTTTTCATGAACAACTAGATAAAAGGTATGGAAGTATTTAA
- the LOC127900388 gene encoding protein FAR1-RELATED SEQUENCE 5-like, whose amino-acid sequence MDIDEQVINQNSKEAEFDIPSSHDILSTDRATILPSVDDSSSSIVFNGKHLQQLTSEDVIGSQFETLTDAENFYSNYSKVMGFSIRKNDRRYDNDGQTNVRRWVCNREGERAKKYVERKDRIREPRAITRVKCPAAFRVKMNKKVGTWVVNQFIPEHSHELAMNYEIKFLRSHRSVKDCDMAQATAMKTVGIKYPNIRS is encoded by the exons ATGGATATTGATGAACAAG TTATCaaccaaaattcaaaagaagcAGAGTTTGACATTCCTTCATCACATGACATTCTTTCAACAGATAGGGCAACCATTCTGCCAAGTGTAGATGATTCCTCAAGTTCCATTGTTTTTAATGGTAAGCACCTGCAACAACTCACTAGTGAAGATGTAATTGGAAGTCAATTTGAGACACTTACAGATGCTGAGAATTTTTACAGTAATTACTCGAAAGTAATGGGCTTCAGCATTCGTAAGAATGATAGAAGGTATGATAATGATGGTCAAACCAATGTGAGACGTTGGGTTTGTAATAGGGAGGGCGAGCGTGCTAAAAAGTATGTTGAAAGGAAAGATAGAATTCGGGAACCGAGGGCTATTACGAGAGTCAAATGTCCAGCTGCTTTTAGAGTGAAGATGAATAAGAAGGTTGGTACTTGGGTTGTTAATCAGTTTATCCCTGAACACTCACATGAGTTGGCAATGAATTATGAGATTAAGTTCCTTCGATCCCATCGATCAGTTAAAGATTGTGACATGGCTCAAGCTACTGCGATGAAAACTGTTGGTATAAAATATCCAAACATTAGGAGCTAA
- the LOC107175792 gene encoding 60S ribosomal protein L36-like, with the protein MEKRSPSPAITLLGSSKYSCTRGLHLPTPKYITYRNIYSQLISGFRSNSVSSEVMAPKQPNTGLFVGLNKGYIVTKKELQPRPADRKGKTSKRVHFVRTVIREVAGFAPYEKRITELLKVGKDKRALKVAKRKLGTHKRAKKKREIYRISFI; encoded by the coding sequence atggaaaagagaTCACCATCTCCTGCCATCACTCTTTTAGGCTCCTCCAAATATTCTTGCACCAGAGGATTGCATTTGCCAACTCCCAAATATATAACTTACCGAAATATTTACTCCCAACTCATCTCAGGTTTCCGCAGCAACTCAGTTTCGTCGGAGGTGATGGCTCCGAAACAGCCAAATACTGGTCTCTTTGTTGGATTAAACAAGGGTTATATTGTGACGAAGAAGGAACTGCAGCCACGCCCAGCAGATCGCAAAGGGAAAACAAGCAAAAGGGTCCACTTCGTGAGGACTGTGATTAGGGAAGTTGCTGGCTTTGCACCCTATGAGAAAAGGATCACTGAGCTTCTTAAAGTCGGCAAGGACAAGAGGGCACTGAAGGTTGCAAAGAGAAAGCTTGGCACTCACAAGAGGGCAAAAAAGAAGCGAGAAATTTATCGAATCTCTTTCATCTAA